In the genome of Planococcus donghaensis, the window CAAAGTGATCCGGAAGTTCTTCTAAAGAGCTATTTTCGTCAATGAGCAGTTCTACTTTATTTTCTGATGCTTTGCCCATTTTCCCTAATAAGATTGCTTGAACTTTTTTATCCTTAATGTGGTCGAGCATATATTTTGTCTGATTTTCATGAATTTTGGTTTCTTGTTGGATCAACTCGATGGCTTCATTCTTTTGTTCGAGCTGCAACAATCCGGATATTGCATATAGTTTATTGGAGTATTCATGTGTTTGAGCCCGTAATCCTTCTGAGTATTGCTGAATTTCTGATAAAGTTTCCAACACTTCCTGAATATCGGTTTTTTCACGAAAAGTTGATACTGCACCTACAATTTCATTTTTGTGCATAATTTGGGTCCGATTAATAATCAGCACTTTGTTGCCAATAAGCATTTCTTCGTTGCGCATCACTTTATCTGGTTGCAATGCTTCTTTCATTCGTGAGTGAGGAAGAACATCAGCAATATCCGAATTAATAACGGCTTGTGTAAGTCCCAGCATTTTTTCGGCAGATTGGTTGATTTCAGTAATTCTTCCCCGATTATCAATAGCCACTACTCCCTCTACTATGGAAGAAAGTAACGCTTCACGATCTCGGTACATCGCTGCTATTTCCCTGGGCTCTAATCCCATAGTTTCTTTTCGAATATTTTTGGCTAACAGAATACTACCAACTACACCAAGTGCCAGAGCTAGCAACACAAACTTTAAAAGCTCTAAGCTTTTTTGAAGAATGATTTGCTGTACGTCTTCTAACAAGTAACCAACTGAAACTAGTCCAACTACATTTCCGTTGCTATCAAAAACGGGTGCTTTTCCGCGCAAACTCGGACCGAGTGAACCTTGAGCTTCAGATGTATAAAATTCGGCATTTAATAATGCACGTTCATTGTCGCCTCCTACCATAGCTTTGCCAATCTTCGACGGAGTAGGATGAGAATAGCGAATACCATCTGTATTCCCCACCACAATAAATTCTGCTCCCACTTGTTTTCTCATATACTCAGCTATTGGTTGAATCGTCTCTGCTGGGTTTTCATCGTCCATGGCCTCCACCACACTAGGCATAACTGAAATGCCAATTGCAGTTTCAAGTGCACGGGTTCCCACGTTTCCTTTCGTGTCACCCACTTCGTTATAAATAACAATGCCTCCAAAAAAAACAGTGACAAATAATATCAACGACATACTTAATAGTATAATTTTTGTTTGAAGCGATAAATTCTTCATACTCTATACTCCCACAAGATACTGAATTTTTAATATTTGTAGTCTATCACACTTTATGTAAAGAAAAAGCTCATTTTCAAGACAATTCAAACAAAAAAACTTCATCCCCTAATAGAGGATGAAGCAAAGAATAAGGCTTTAGTTTTCTTTTTGAATATCTGCCTGCAACTCAATTTCCACATTGCCTTTGATCGCACGTGTAATCATGCATGAACTTTCGGCTTTTTCTGCTAGCTTTTGCGCTAGCGCTAAGTCCTTTTCTGTCGCGTCACCTTTTAACACCAATTTAGGCTTATGAATAATACGCTTGTACGTAATGACGCCTTTTTCAACTTCGACAATTCCTTCTGACTCCATGGTGAGCGATTGTTTTTCTAATTTACTACGCTCCATCATGGCAGCAAGCGTAATAATGTAACACGTCGCCGCTGCACCTAAGAGCATCTCGTCAGGATTCGTACCGACTCCTGGTCCGTCCATTTCTGGTGGGATCGAGATGTGTGTTTTTAAATTACCTGTTTCAATTTCTCCTACATCGTTACGAAGACCTGGCCAATTCGCCTTTAAATGAAAGCTATGCAATGCCATTACACTTCTCTCCCATCTTTCATCTCTTCAATACGCGGCATCGCTGTTAAAGCACCTGCTTTCGTCGCGCAAAGAGCTCCCATTCGATTCCCAAAGTCAGCACACTCTATGACGTCCTGCTGTGTTTTAGGGAATCCGTTTAAATAGACGTGACGAATAATCCCTGCCATAAATGCATCTCCCGCTCCTGTCGTATCGACAGGTTGTACAGGAATAACCGGCACATGGATTGTTTGGTCTTGAAAAACCGCATAAGTACCATTTTCACCATCAGTTACAAAAACCAACGGAATCGCATTGCCAGATAATCGTTCAATTCCCTCTTCGAGTGAATCTGTTTTCATTAAAAATGCAAGCTCTTCTGTTGTTAGCTTAATGATATCGGCTGTAGGTAAAAATTTCATAACAATTTGACGGCAATGTCCTTCGCTTTCCCAGCGCAGTGGTCGAATGTTCACGTCATAGGAACAAATAACATTATGCTCTTTTGACAGTTCAATCGCCTTTCGTGTGGTCGCCCTCGCCTCTGGATGAAAAAGAGTTCCTGAACAAAAATGAAAGCCACTAGCTTGCTCAAAAGATTTGGTGTTTAATTGTGTTTCCGTCACTTGAAGATCCGGAGTTTCATTCACATACGAAGCAAATACTCGATCAAACTCAGGCGTCAAATGAATATAAACGCCACTGACTCTTTTTTCAGGCACCGTAATTGCGTGTGTTAAATCGACCCCTTCTCTTACCAATTCATTGCGTACAAAAGTAGAGGTCTCATCGTCCCCCGTGATGGTGATGAAGTGTGAAGGTATGCCTAACCGACTAACGCCTGCAGCTACATTTACTGTAGCTCCGCCGAGATGGCGATTAAATGAGGTGTTAGTAGTGTCTGTAGCGATATAATCTACAAACGCATCTCCATATGTGAGTATGTACTTATTTTTTTTCATGCGTAATTCTCCTTTGTGTTAAAAACCTTCTTCATTGATATACTAGTAATTGGATAAATTTCAACTAGCATCAGAAGACTTCATAATATGAGTCTGTACAATTATACTCTCCATTTTTACAGGCAAGACCGCTTTTCACTAAGTAAAAGGAGGTTTCCACCTTGGAAATCAGTATACGACAGGCACTTCCTGGCGATGCAAAAAAAGTCGCACCTCTTATTATCAACGCTATCGGTAAAATTGCAAACCATATGACCGCAGAAAAAGATTCTGTAACCGTACGCGAAAAAGTTGAAGATATGGTGCGTGGAGAAAATACACGTCATAGTTACCACTATACATATGTAGCCACTTTAGCCGGGGACATTGTAGGCATTTTAGTTCTTTATCATGGCAACCAAGCAGAAGTTTTAGACCGTTATTTGATGGAGCAATTGAAAAAGCAAGGACATGAGCGAATATTTGAACCTGAAGCGCATCTAGACGAATGGTATATCGACACTGTTTCAATCGACCCTCCTTATCAAGGACAAGGAATTGGCTCAAAACTACTTGATTACGCAGAAGAACTTGTATCATCTAGTGGAAATAGTAAGCTTTCGCTCAACGTCGATGTGGACAAGGAAGGGGCTATTCGTCTTTACAAACGTCTCGGGTATTCTATTGCTGAACCGTGGATGATTATTGGCGAGCCTTTCCATCACATGGTGAAAATCATTTCTTAAAGCCTATATTAATATAGAAGAAAGCCGCTCCAGAAAATCTGGAGCGGCAGTTTGTAGATAAAATAGTACTTACTCATTTTTTGTATGCATATAGGATTCTCCGCACCCAGTGGACGCTTTCCGCGGACTCCGCGCTGAGCCTCCTCGTCGCAAGCTCCTGCGGGGTCTCATCACTTCGTTTTTCCTCTGGAAAGTCAGTGACCGAAGGGACTTCGGACAGTGGCTTTGCGACGAAGCTAGCGCAGCGATGCAGGAGCATATCTTTGCCCTTCGCCACTTGGTGCTCCGAATCTTGGAGTGAGTAGAGGAAAAAACTTTTCATAAGTTATTTTTATGATGAAGCGTACTAAAGAATCTTACTTTGTTTGTAGCAAGAAGCCTTCAACTGGGCTGGTCCACGGAGACTCCTGTGGGACAGCGAAAGCTGAAGACCCCGCAGGAATAGCATTGGCCGAAGCCTGCGAGGACAAGCTTTTGCGACGAAGCTAGCGCAGCGATGCAGGAGCATGGGTTTTCAGTGACGAGGAGGCTGAAGCTGAGCCCACGGAAAGCGAAGTGGCCAGCCCGGTTGAAGAGTATACATCACTATTTAGTTTAATAAGACTTTATACACAGTCTGAGCCGCTCCAGAAAACCTGGAGCGGCTCTTTTTAGCTTATTACTACTGTTATTGCTCAGTCATCCATTGAGGTTTACCGAATCCTTCAAAATTCTCATCGATTACTTTTTCGAATTCTTCCGATTCCACAATTTCTATTAAATCATTAGCCAATTCACTATCTTCATTTTCTGCTTTAACCGCCACTAAATTACGGTACTGATCTGGCATGTTTTCAAGTGCCAATGCATCCAAAAGATCCATTTCAGCTGCTAATGCAAAGTTTCCAGGAACAGCGGATAAATCAGATCCTTCAACTGCACGTGGCAATTGACCAGCTTCGATTGGCTGGAATACTAGGTTCTTTTTGTTCGTAATAACATCTCTTTCTGAAATTTTTAAGTCATCTACTTCTGGATCCACTTCAACGAGACCTTGATCTTCAAGAATCTGCAAAGCACGAGCCGCATTAACAGGGTCATTAGGAATTGCGATGGTTGCGCCATCTTCAATGTCCTCTAATGTATCAAATTGATTAGAGTAAATACCCATTGGTGCTGTTGGCACAACGATTAAGCCAGACAAGTCCATATTGTTTTCTTTTTCAAAGTTCTCCAAGTAAATGGTGTGCTGGAATAGGTTGGCATCAATATCGCCACCATCAAGCGCAATATTGGGTTGTATATAATCACTAAATTCTACCAGTTCAACTGTATATCCTTTTTCTTCAAGACCTGGGACAATGGCTTGTTTAAGCATATCGCTATAAGGCCCTGCCGTAGCTCCTAATTTAATGTCTTTTGAAGGCTCTCCTGATGTTGCTTCGTTTTCTTCACTGCCACATGCCGCTAAAGCTAATGCACTTGCTGCTACGAGTAATCCTAATTTTTTCATGTCATTCTCCCCTTATCGTTTATCTATCGCTTTCGCTGTATAGTCTCCTGCTTGTTGAATCAATTGAACCAACACAATTAAAATTACGACTGTGACAATCATGATGGTGTTGTCGTATCGATAATAACCAAAGCGAATGGCCAAATCTCCTATGCCTCCGCCACCCACAACACCAGCCATAGCTGAATAAGCAACTAAGCTAATAATCGTTAATGTAATTCCTTGGACGATGCTCGCCTTTGCTTCAGGGAGTAGAACGTCTTTAATAATCATCCATGGTGTGGCTCCTACTGCAATAGCTGCTTCAATTACCCCTTTATCAATTTCACGAAGTGAATTTTCTACAATTCGCGCGAAAAAGGGAATGGCTGCAACCGATAAAGAAACACTGGCCGCAACCGGACCGATTGTTGTCCCTGTGATAAGTTTCGTCAAAGGAATAAGTGCTACTAACAAAATGATAAATGGAATAGAGCGTACAATATTTACAATAAAGCCAAGCACTGAGTTGACTGGTCGATTTTCAAGAAACAAGCCACGATCTGTTATAAATAGCAAAATTCCGAGTGGCAATCCTATAATCAGTGACACCGATAATGAGATGCCGATCATCATTAACGTTTGGAAAAATGCAGTTTGGATTTCTGGCCACAACTCAATAATTCGTCCCCATTCAATGTCCACTCGATATCACCTCCACAATTGCTGACCTATTTTCTAAGTATCTCAAAGCCTCCATAACTTCTATTTCAGCGCCTTTTAACTCCATAACAAAGATACCAAGTGGTCGCTCTTGAATATACTCGATGGCTCCATGTAAAAAGTTACCTTTTACTGAAAAGCTCTGGAGCATGTCGGAAATGACGCCTTCACCGGCTACGCCACCTTTAAATAATACTTTTACTAAGGTTCCTTTAAACTCTTTTAAAATATGTACTGGCACATTAAAGGATACGACACTAGAGATAAATTCCTTTGTTAGTTCTTTTTGAGGATCCGCAAAAATATCGTATACTCGTCCTTCTTCAATCACACGCCCCCCTTGCATGATGGCCATGCGATCACAAATTTCTTTTACGACATTCATCTCGTGAGTGATTAACACAATCGTAATGTTCAATATTTGATTGATCTCTTTTAATAACCGCAAAATTGATAAAGTCGTATTAGGATCGAGTGCTGAAGTTGCTTCGTCACATAGCAGCACCGCGGGATTGTTGGCCAACGCTCGCGCTATGCCGACGCGTTGTTTTTGACCACCACTCAACTGTGCAGGATAGACATCCCGTTTATCAGCCAAGCCGACCATTTCAAGCAGTTCTTCTACACGATTTTTAATCTCTTTAGAAGGCGTACCAGCCGCTCGAAGTGCAAAAGCGATATTGTCATACACCGTCTTTTGACTAATCAAATAAAAATGTTGAAAAATCATGCCGATTTTTAATCGCGCTTTTCTCAATTGATCGCCACTTAGCGTAGTCAAATCTTTTTTATCGACTACGATACTGCCTGAAGTTGGTCGTTCAAGTAAGTTGATGCAGCGAATCAGAGAACTTTTTCCGGCTCCTGAATAACCAACAATTCCGAAAATCTCTCCTTTCCCAACTTCAAGTGAGACATTGTCCACTCCGGTGACGGTACCATGCTTTGTTGTATAAGTTTTTGTCAAATTCTTAATCTGTATCATAGCTTCCCCCCGGCAATAAAAAAATGCCTCTTTCATCAAGAAAGAGACATCGAAAATTTTAATTTCTCGACTTATCTTCCGAAATGCTTTTACATTTCGCAGGACTTGGCACCTTCCCAATTGGGGGTTGCCGGACGTCATAGGGCCTACCCCTCGGTCTCTCTTGATAAGTTGTTATATTAGATTGAATTTTATATTACAGACATAAATTCAGAGTGTCAATCAAATTTTGAATGTTTCGTATAATTTTTCGCGGCGATCGTCGAATACCGGAATTCGTTTTCGAACTTCTTCTACTTCGTTCAAATCAATTTCCACATAACCTATGCCTTCTTCTTTTTTCATGTCTAACCGAATTTCTCCCCACGGAGCAACTACCATGGTGCTGCCACCAAAGACGTTGTTCGGATCACTGCCGATGCGGTTAACGCCAACAATAAAACATTGGTTTTCAATCGCACGAGCTTGTAGTAACGTACGCCAATGATCAATTCTTGGCTCCGGCCATTCTGCAGACACAAAAATAAGCTTTGCATCGTTCAATGCTTGCGCTCGAATCCACTCAGGAAAACGGATATCGTAGCAAATAACACCGCCATAAACGACATTATCCAATTTAAACGTGCCAAGAGAATCGCCTTCTTCTAAATGAATATGTTCATCCATCAATCCAAAACGATGTGCTTTATCATATTCAGAAACAAGCTCACCTTTTTTATTGACGACATACATCGTATTGTAAAAACCGTTATTTTTCTCTGTTGAAACAGAACCCCCAACAATGTTTACCGATTTTTCTTTTGCAAAGTTTTTCAACATCTCTACTGTCCGGTTTGTACTGTCCGCCAATGTGTTGAGCTCTGTTAGCGCATAACCCGTATTCCACATTTCAGGCAAAACTATCGTATCTGCCCCATTGTCAGCGGCTTCAGTTAAATAGTTCAATACCTGCTGGTAGTTTTTTTCTGGTTCCCCAAATACAATATCCATCTGAACACATGCAATTTTCATATTCTCTCCTCCAGTAGACAAGCTCCTCTAAATTCTATAAGATTCGGAGTAGAAGTGCAATTATTTCGAAAATAAGGAGAATTACATGGACTTTTCTAACCGCTTGCAAAATTTACCGACTCAATTTTTTGCTTCTCTTGTTGCTAAAACAAGCAAAGCTATCGCTGAAGGACGTGATGTGATTAATCTTGGCCAAGGCAACCCTGATCAGCCAACACCCGATCATATCGTTAAAGCATTGCAAACTGCAGTGACCGATCCAAAAACGCATAAGTATTCACCTTTCCGCGGAATATCAACTTTACGTCAAGCAGCAGCGGATTTTTATAAACGCGAGTATAACGTAGATATCGACCCTGATTTAGAAGTCGCGATTATGTGCGGGACAAAAATTGGTTTGGTTGAATTGCCATTAGCATTATTAAACTCAGAGGACCTCTTATTACTGCCTAACCCAGGTTATCCTGATTATTTGTCCGGGGCACCATTAGCGAATATTGATTTTGAACTGATGAAACTTGATCCACAAAAAGGCTATTTGCCAAACTTTGATGAGTTATCGGAATCTGTTCGCACGCGCGCAAAATTAATGTATTTAAACTATCCAAATAACCCAACAGGTGCCGTAGCGAACAAAGAATTTTTCGACGAGACTGTTGCTTTTGCGAAAGAAAATAACATTGCCATTGTTCACGACTTTGCCTATGGAGCTATTGGTTTTGAAGGTAAAAAACCTACAAGTTTTTTACAGTCTGAAGGAGCAAAAGAAGTCGGTATTGAAATGTATACATTATCGAAAACGTACAATATGGCTGGCTGGCGCATTGGATTTGCCGTGGGGCATCCGAAAATGATTGAAGCATTAAATTTAATCCAAGATCATTTATTTGCTGGATTATTCCCTGCTGTTCAACTAGCTGCAGCTGAAGCGTTAAACGCCGATCAGCAATGTGTCGACGATTTAGTAAATCTCTATGAAAAACGCAGAAACGTACTCGTCGCCGAATGTGCACGTATTGGTTGGGAAATAACAGCTCCCCAAGGCTCATTCTTTGCTTGGTTACCGATTCCAAAAGGTTTTACGAGTATCGAATTTGCTGATTTCCTACTTGAAAAGGCAGATATTGCGGTAGCTGCCGGTAGTGGATTTGGTGATGGTGGAGAAGGCTTTGTCCGGGTTGGACTACTCGTTGACGAAAGTCGTATTGTTGAAGCAATCAGCCGTATTGAAAAACTAAAGTTATTTTAAACAACAAAAGACAGCTCCTTGTTTTTAAGAGAGCTGTCTTTTGTTGTTTAATCCGCCACATGCGATCTGGTTATTCGACAACCCCCACATGTTCGAGTGGTGAAATTCGCACTTTCACTTCTCCCACAACACTCTTTTCTGAAATAAACCCTAAAACTCGGGAATCAGTACTGTTCAATCGATTATCTCCTAACACAAAATAAGATTCCGACGGCACAGTAAATTCTTTCAAATCCTCGGTTAATCGCAACATGCCCATTTGTTTTGCCGTTTTTAAATTTTTTTCTAAATAGGGCTCAGTTACTGCTTTTCCATTCAAATAAAGTTGATCATCTTGCATGGAAATAACATCACCCGGCACTCCAATTACCCGTTTAATAAAATTTACGCCATTTGGCGCAGTAAAAACAATCATGTCGAAATTTTCGATTGAGTAAATTTTCGCTAGCACGACTTTATCATTTTCTTCAAACGTAGGCATCATCGATTCCCCGTGGACGGCTACTGGTTCAAACAGAAAATGCCTTGATAGTAAGACAATTAGTACAGTCAAAATGATGACTCGCATCCAAGATATAGATTCTTTTACAGGATCTTTATACACATCGTCTCCTCCTATAACTTTATATCTTTTATTATAATACGCATTATGCTTTGTGCCTACTGCTTGGTTTTATCCTTACAGAAGCAATTAACTTCATAGGCTTTTAACGGCCCTTTCCAACATAGAATGACGCCTCTAATTCTTACTATCTATATAGCTTACTAGCGTCTGAATCGTCAGACTTTTGAGCCCTTCGCAATTTTATGTTACACTCAATAAAAAATGTAGGTGATTAGAATGGTAGGAAGAAATGATCCATGCCCATGCGGCAGTGGCAAGAAATACAAAAAATGTCACGGAAAACAAGAAACTGTATCTATCAACGATTTGGTGAATGAAGAACTATTCAAAGTACGTCAACAGTTCTTCTCGGAAAACCCAAATCAGACACATATTACTGAATTCCGTGAGTTACAACAAGAATGGCAGCCACATTTGATGAAATCAATGGCTGAAAACGATGCACAAGCATTTGTTATTGAGAATTTCCTGTTCATGAAAAAACCTGAACTATGGGAAGAGTTTTTAGAAAAACAAATTGAACTTGCTCAACGTCCAACAACAAAAGAAGTACTTGGAAATTGGAAAGACGTAAAAGTATTCCTTGGTCAATATATTAAAGGCGATACAGAAAAAGCTCAATTTACAGATGTTTTCACTGGTGAAACCCTTGAAATGGCAGATCAACCACCAACAGATATGGAAAACGGTCAAGGCTTATTAGCAATCCTTCTTCCAGATTCACGCGTTGGTGATAAAGGCGTTTTATTCTTGAACGGCTATTTAACAGTTGTTGGAGAATTTACTCCATTCTTCGAACAACTGAAAGCACAAATCGCTACTGAAAATGCTTCACAAGATGAAAGCTACTTGCGCGATAACTACTTAACCATTGTTGAACAAATTGTTAAGTACTCAACTGGCCGTGTAGAAGAAAGCATCCAGCTTTCTCCAGAACATGATTCTGTGATGGCTGAACTTGATAAGCATATCGAGAAAGCTGATTTTGATGAAGAAACAGTTAGCAATATTACAAGTATTTTAAATAGCTATCTCGTTAGCCAGCAACCAACTGTCCAAAAACCTGAAGCACTTGTAGCAGGATACTGGAGATTCTTACAGGATCACGAATTGGTGAAAGGCCCTATGCTCTCTTCAAAAGACTTAAGTGAAAAATTCGGTGTATCTTCAAGTACAATCTTGAAACGCTCTAAAGAATTCAGCGCTTATTTCGAAGAATTGTTAGCCAAAAAATAATCCCAAAAGCTGTAGCACATTACCGTTTATTGGATATATCAGCAAAAAGAGTAGCCTCGGCTACTCTTTTTTTGTTTGTTGATAACTTTAAAGGGAATCATAAAAGAAGGAAGAAAAAACGGTGTCTATAAGGAAATTTCTCTATTTTAATCATCTTATACACAGTAAACCGCTAATTATTGTGTGCTATGTGGATAAGTTTTTAGAATTTTGTTAATTTTATTGCATAAAAGAAACTTATTAACATGTGGATAATTTTATTAAAACTAATAAAAGGAGGATGAGTATGTTTGAAATCACACTCAGTAGTTTTATACGAATCGTTACAGTCGGATTTCTAGCTTATGTGGGACTTGTTATTTTACTTCGGGTGTCAGGTAAACGAACATTAACAAAATTAAATGCTTTTGACTTGGTCGTGACAGTGGCTTTAGGTTCGACCCTTTCGACTATATTACTCAACAATAGCATAAGTTTACTTGAAGGAATGACAGCATTTGGGATGCTCATTTTATTGCAATATTTGATGACTCTTTTTTCTCTTCATTTCGATTGGTTTAACAACTTGATTAAGTCAGAACCACGTCTTTTGTATTTAGATGGAAATTTCTTAAAAAGCTCTATGCGAAAAGAACGCATTAAAGAAATGGAAATTCTTCAAGCTATACGAAATACAGGATTTGGATCTACGGAAAAAGTAAAAGCAGTCATCCTCGAAACTGACGGTAGTTTATCAGTTATTAGTAGTGAAACAGGCAATGCGTTAAAGCACGTTAACTCAGAAGTAGATTTAAACGAGACCTAATTTATTCACGAAAAAAGTGCATGGGTTTTATCCATGCACTTTTTCTTATGGTCTAGGTGGCTTCACGCGCAATTTTCGGTATTCCCGTCTTGCAGGTGCTGTTTCAAAAAAGAGTTTTTCGCCTACCGATTCCGGCAAAACAGGAGGAACAGGGGTTGGTTTGCCATCGTCTCCCATTGCAACCATCGTCAAGAATGATTCTGTCGTTAACTTTTCATCACCTGTTTGAAGGTTCTTTGATTTTACTCGGACGTAAACTTCCATCGAAGTTCGGCCTGTTGAAGTAACATTCGCCTCAAGTTCTAATACATCTCCAACTTTAGCTGAAGATAAAAAATCAACCGAATCAATAGATGCTGTTACAACAACTTGACGACGTGCGTGCTTCATTGCCGTAATTCCTGCGATTTCATCGATGTATGCTAAAACTTTCCCCCCAAAAATAGAATCCATGTGATTGGTATCAGGAGGAAGAACAAGCTTGGTTTGAATGGTTCTTGATTCTTTCATCGGTTTTGCTTCCATTATCATCAATCCTTTCTATAATAGCCGTGTTATTGGAAGTTTCCCCAAAACAATAGCCTTTCCTTTATAATATATTGAAATGAGGAGGAATACTTTATGTCAGAGTTATTGAATATTTTAAACACCCCTGAATTCCAGTCCAAAACAACCTTAAAACATCAGCTTCAAAAGCTTGGCATCGTGGCCGGGGACCGAATAATGGTTCATTCATCATTAAAATCTATGGGATGGATCGCTGGAGGGGCTCAAGCGGTCGTTGAAGCCTTACTAGAAACTATTACAGAAGCAGGCACTATCATTATGCCCGCTCAGTCTTCGGACAACTCAGACCCTGTTTACTGGATGCAGCCACCGGTTCCTGAAAATTGGCATCAATCGATTCGCGACCACCTTCCTGCATTTGATCCTCACTTAAGCGGACTACGGGGTATGGGCAAAATTGCCGAATGCTTTCATCGCCACCCAGCGACCATTCGAAGCCCCCATCCTTCTCACTCATTTATGGCGTGGGGGGCCCATGCCAAAGACTGGATGAGTGAACAGCCGATTGACGATTCTTTTGGAGAAAAATCACCCTTGGCAAAAATGCTACAAGCCAAAGTCAAAATTCTTTTAATTGGGGTCGATTTCGATTCATGTACAGCTCTTCACTATGCCGAATTTGTTCAAGAAAATCGTTCCACTTCACCACAAGGTGCCGCTATGATACAGGATGGAGAACGAGTTTGGCAAACATATGACTGTATCGATATGGATTCAGAGCGCTTTCCAGAAATCGCCAAAGCTTTTCCAGGTGTTATTTCTAAAGGCGTATTGGGGCAAGCCGAAACGCAAATCGTTGATATGAAAGAGATTGTCGAATTTGGAATCGACTGGATTAAGGAACATCCTACAACATAAAACATAGAAAATGCCAGCACTCTTTGAGCAGCTGGCGTTTTTCATGGCGTAATAATTTCGGATAACAATTTTTCTAAACGATCATTGTCTTTATTGAATGAGTCAACAAACGCATTGATAATCTCTGCAGGTTCACGTACTTTTCCCCACTCTAACTGATAGCCTGCATTTTGTAGCAATTGACGTGCAAATTCACGAATACTACGCCCATTCCCTTCTCGAAAAGGATGCAAAGCATTCAATTCCGATAGAAAATAAGCTAGTCGACTAACGAGCTGATTTCGTGGCAACTTTTTCAAGTAGTTCTCAGCTTTTAATTCGTTAAAAATTTTAAGCAACTGTGTTTCAATGTGTTTGGGATGAGCAAAAGACGAAGAACCTTTCGAAATCATTTCTTTTCTCAATTCTCCAGCAAACGGATAGACATCTTGAAGGATGTATTGATGAATGGCCAAGTAAGCTTTAACATCTAAAGAGTCTGCTGGCTTTTGTAATCGCAGTTCTGCAAGGCGGAACAAAGAATAGACTTTCTCCAATTCTTTCAGCTTTTCTTCATCTTCTACATCAAACAAATTGATCAATACATCAGTACCGGGGTAACAATACATTGAAGCATGTTGATACTTAGACATTGAACTTCCTTTTGATGGCCTGATGGAATTGTGCTTCCGTCCGTTCACCAGTTAATACCGATCGAACGAAGTTC includes:
- a CDS encoding OsmC family protein, which codes for MALHSFHLKANWPGLRNDVGEIETGNLKTHISIPPEMDGPGVGTNPDEMLLGAAATCYIITLAAMMERSKLEKQSLTMESEGIVEVEKGVITYKRIIHKPKLVLKGDATEKDLALAQKLAEKAESSCMITRAIKGNVEIELQADIQKEN
- a CDS encoding methionine ABC transporter permease, which encodes MDIEWGRIIELWPEIQTAFFQTLMMIGISLSVSLIIGLPLGILLFITDRGLFLENRPVNSVLGFIVNIVRSIPFIILLVALIPLTKLITGTTIGPVAASVSLSVAAIPFFARIVENSLREIDKGVIEAAIAVGATPWMIIKDVLLPEAKASIVQGITLTIISLVAYSAMAGVVGGGGIGDLAIRFGYYRYDNTIMIVTVVILIVLVQLIQQAGDYTAKAIDKR
- a CDS encoding MetQ/NlpA family ABC transporter substrate-binding protein, producing MKKLGLLVAASALALAACGSEENEATSGEPSKDIKLGATAGPYSDMLKQAIVPGLEEKGYTVELVEFSDYIQPNIALDGGDIDANLFQHTIYLENFEKENNMDLSGLIVVPTAPMGIYSNQFDTLEDIEDGATIAIPNDPVNAARALQILEDQGLVEVDPEVDDLKISERDVITNKKNLVFQPIEAGQLPRAVEGSDLSAVPGNFALAAEMDLLDALALENMPDQYRNLVAVKAENEDSELANDLIEIVESEEFEKVIDENFEGFGKPQWMTEQ
- a CDS encoding ATP-binding protein; translation: MKNLSLQTKIILLSMSLILFVTVFFGGIVIYNEVGDTKGNVGTRALETAIGISVMPSVVEAMDDENPAETIQPIAEYMRKQVGAEFIVVGNTDGIRYSHPTPSKIGKAMVGGDNERALLNAEFYTSEAQGSLGPSLRGKAPVFDSNGNVVGLVSVGYLLEDVQQIILQKSLELLKFVLLALALGVVGSILLAKNIRKETMGLEPREIAAMYRDREALLSSIVEGVVAIDNRGRITEINQSAEKMLGLTQAVINSDIADVLPHSRMKEALQPDKVMRNEEMLIGNKVLIINRTQIMHKNEIVGAVSTFREKTDIQEVLETLSEIQQYSEGLRAQTHEYSNKLYAISGLLQLEQKNEAIELIQQETKIHENQTKYMLDHIKDKKVQAILLGKMGKASENKVELLIDENSSLEELPDHFDIAKLIHILGNLIDNAIEEVVQQPVKEVSFFVTDLGRDLVIEVEDSGRGIPAEHMEDLFKLGFSTKVGKKDRGYGLTIVQQAVEKLQGTIEVSSELKKGTVFTVFLPK
- a CDS encoding GNAT family N-acetyltransferase; the protein is MEISIRQALPGDAKKVAPLIINAIGKIANHMTAEKDSVTVREKVEDMVRGENTRHSYHYTYVATLAGDIVGILVLYHGNQAEVLDRYLMEQLKKQGHERIFEPEAHLDEWYIDTVSIDPPYQGQGIGSKLLDYAEELVSSSGNSKLSLNVDVDKEGAIRLYKRLGYSIAEPWMIIGEPFHHMVKIIS
- a CDS encoding methionine ABC transporter ATP-binding protein — its product is MIQIKNLTKTYTTKHGTVTGVDNVSLEVGKGEIFGIVGYSGAGKSSLIRCINLLERPTSGSIVVDKKDLTTLSGDQLRKARLKIGMIFQHFYLISQKTVYDNIAFALRAAGTPSKEIKNRVEELLEMVGLADKRDVYPAQLSGGQKQRVGIARALANNPAVLLCDEATSALDPNTTLSILRLLKEINQILNITIVLITHEMNVVKEICDRMAIMQGGRVIEEGRVYDIFADPQKELTKEFISSVVSFNVPVHILKEFKGTLVKVLFKGGVAGEGVISDMLQSFSVKGNFLHGAIEYIQERPLGIFVMELKGAEIEVMEALRYLENRSAIVEVISSGH
- a CDS encoding carbohydrate kinase family protein, coding for MKKNKYILTYGDAFVDYIATDTTNTSFNRHLGGATVNVAAGVSRLGIPSHFITITGDDETSTFVRNELVREGVDLTHAITVPEKRVSGVYIHLTPEFDRVFASYVNETPDLQVTETQLNTKSFEQASGFHFCSGTLFHPEARATTRKAIELSKEHNVICSYDVNIRPLRWESEGHCRQIVMKFLPTADIIKLTTEELAFLMKTDSLEEGIERLSGNAIPLVFVTDGENGTYAVFQDQTIHVPVIPVQPVDTTGAGDAFMAGIIRHVYLNGFPKTQQDVIECADFGNRMGALCATKAGALTAMPRIEEMKDGREV